From a region of the Gossypium raimondii isolate GPD5lz chromosome 10, ASM2569854v1, whole genome shotgun sequence genome:
- the LOC105777506 gene encoding U2 small nuclear ribonucleoprotein A', which translates to MVKLTADLIWKCPHFFNALKERELDLRGNKIAVIENLGATEDQFDTIDLSDNEIVKLDNFPYLKRLGTLLINNNRVTRINPNIGEFLPNLHTLVLTNNRLVNLVEIDPLSSLPKLQFLSLLDNNITKKPNYRLYVIHKLKSLRVLDFKKVKAKERLEAENLFASKEAEEEIKKESKKTVAPKEVPNVSEVAEEEQMPKVVAPTPEQILAIKAAIVNSQTLEEVARLEKALQTGQLPADLKIPGDDTNAAKGGDEKKVSDIQNESNLEPDNMDEDKNEEPAPMEQE; encoded by the exons ATGGTGAAGCTCACGGCCGACTTGATTTGGAAGTGTCCTCACTTCTTCAATGCCCTCAAAGAGCGAGAATTGGATCTTCGAG GTAACAAAATTGCTGTAATCGAAAACTTGGGTGCTACCGAG GACCAATTCGATACCATAGATTTATCTGACAATGAGATTGTGAAGCTGGACAACTTCCCTTATCTTAAACGCTTGGGTACTTTACTTATAAACAACAACCGAGTTACTCGTATCAATCCCAATATTGGGG AGTTCTTGCCAAATTTACATACTTTGGTTCTCACAAATAACCGGCTGGTGAACTTAGTGGAGATTGACCCTCTTTCATCACTCCCTAAGCTGCAATTCCTTAGCCTGTTGGATaacaatattacaaaaaaacctaattatagGTTATATGTGATTCACAAACTCAAATCACTTCGTGTTCTGGATTTCAAGAAAGTCAAAGCTAAG GAGAGACTAGAAGCTGAAAATCTCTTTGCATCTAAAGAAGCAGAAgaggaaataaagaaagaatctAAAAAGACAGTTGCACCAAAAGAGGTACCAAATGTTTCAGAAGTTGCGGAGGAAGAACAGATGCCAAAAGTGGTTGCCCCGACACCTGAGCAAATTCTAGCTATCAAG GCGGCTATTGTGAATTCTCAGACTTTGGAAGAGGTTGCAAGACTTGAAAAG GCATTGCAGACAGGTCAACTTCCTGCAGATTTGAAGATTCCTGGTGATGATACCAATGCCGCTAAAGGCGGAGATGAAAAAAAGGTTTCTGATATTCAAAATGAGTCTAATCTTGAACCAGATAATATGGATGAAGACAAGAATGAAGAACCTGCACCCATGGAACAG GAATAG